One region of Pseudoalteromonas sp. R3 genomic DNA includes:
- a CDS encoding VOC family protein, translating to MTHHTLNYVEFAASDLTATQVFFESVFGWQFQSYGPDYVAFSESGLEGGFFQSEVSASQALGAPLLVLYSQDLEQTQQAIEQAGATINKAIFSFPGGRRFHFIEPSGNELAVWSDK from the coding sequence ATGACACACCATACATTGAACTATGTAGAGTTTGCAGCGTCGGACTTGACAGCGACGCAGGTATTTTTTGAATCGGTATTTGGCTGGCAATTTCAGTCATATGGTCCGGACTATGTCGCTTTCAGTGAGTCTGGGCTGGAAGGTGGCTTTTTTCAAAGTGAAGTGTCTGCAAGCCAGGCCCTGGGGGCGCCATTACTGGTGCTCTACAGTCAGGACCTTGAGCAGACACAGCAAGCTATAGAGCAAGCTGGAGCCACAATCAACAAAGCCATTTTCAGCTTTCCGGGCGGCAGACGTTTTCATTTCATTGAACCAAGTGGTAACGAGTTGGCGGTGTGGAGCGACAAATAA
- a CDS encoding MBL fold metallo-hydrolase: protein MKATQLFQAPSHTWLMFGRDEGKPEKIIDTNQYLVKGKGQAVLLDPGGTELFSPMLAAILQHIELEELTTLFASHQDPDIISSLGLWDKALPNATLHAPWLWEGFIRHFGMNNIRYQGIKDEGGEIRLNDISLKLVPAHYLHSSGNFHVYDPQAKILMSGDVGAALEKTDAPIFVEDFGTHVKHMEYFHRRWMPSNRAKSNWIARVKELDISIMAPQHGRLFKGEAVTEFLEWFAKLDVGIAS, encoded by the coding sequence TTGAAAGCGACACAACTGTTTCAGGCTCCCAGCCACACCTGGTTGATGTTTGGTCGGGATGAAGGGAAACCAGAAAAAATCATAGATACCAACCAATATTTGGTGAAAGGAAAAGGTCAGGCTGTGCTGCTCGACCCGGGCGGTACTGAACTTTTTTCACCTATGTTAGCCGCAATATTACAGCACATTGAACTCGAAGAACTCACAACGTTATTCGCGTCCCATCAGGATCCCGACATCATTTCATCACTTGGGCTGTGGGATAAAGCCCTGCCAAACGCAACCCTGCACGCTCCCTGGCTATGGGAAGGGTTCATTCGTCACTTTGGCATGAACAACATCAGATATCAGGGGATCAAGGATGAAGGCGGCGAGATACGTCTGAATGACATTAGCCTCAAGCTAGTACCGGCACATTACCTGCACTCATCCGGGAATTTCCATGTCTACGATCCACAAGCAAAAATTCTGATGAGCGGTGATGTAGGCGCAGCACTGGAAAAAACGGATGCGCCCATTTTTGTCGAAGATTTTGGCACTCATGTGAAACACATGGAGTATTTTCACCGCCGCTGGATGCCCTCTAACCGAGCCAAGTCAAACTGGATAGCCCGCGTTAAAGAGCTGGATATCAGTATAATGGCACCACAACATGGCCGCTTGTTCAAAGGAGAAGCCGTCACCGAGTTCCTTGAGTGGTTTGCCAAACTGGATGTCGGAATTGCGAGTTAA